In Listeria cossartiae subsp. cossartiae, one genomic interval encodes:
- a CDS encoding AI-2E family transporter, producing MNWLEKLKENDTARRVLVFILLGIVLYLLRSMIDLILLTFIFAFLVTRLENVILKRIRIPRKLIVIVLYSLVAIFLYIAIVHFLPILIDQISQLVDSLVKIYNNPSDNTIVQWIVGFLKESNIQKYLQAGVDFIIASLSGIGSVGLSFFLALILSLFFSLEKERVTSFTGQFMTSKVGFIFKEAAFFGKKFVATFGVVLEAQLMIALVNTVITTIALYLMDFPQLLSLSIMVFVLGLIPVAGVIISCIPLVLIAYTVGGFQDVVYILITVVIVHAIETYILNPKLMSSKTNLPVFYTFIILIFSETFFGVWGLIVGIPVFVFLLDILEVRNADDLKKRTIFGRKKKVD from the coding sequence ATGAATTGGTTAGAGAAGCTAAAAGAAAATGACACGGCCAGACGGGTGCTAGTGTTTATCCTGCTAGGCATCGTTTTATATTTACTCAGAAGCATGATTGATTTAATATTACTAACTTTCATTTTTGCATTTTTAGTGACACGATTAGAGAATGTTATTTTAAAAAGAATACGAATACCACGAAAATTAATTGTGATTGTTTTGTATTCGTTAGTAGCAATATTTTTATATATTGCGATTGTCCATTTTTTACCGATTTTAATTGATCAAATTTCCCAATTAGTAGATTCACTTGTAAAAATCTATAATAATCCTAGTGATAATACGATTGTGCAGTGGATTGTTGGGTTTTTAAAAGAATCTAACATTCAAAAATATTTACAAGCTGGCGTTGATTTTATTATTGCGTCACTTTCTGGCATCGGGTCGGTTGGATTATCCTTCTTTTTAGCGTTAATCCTCAGCTTGTTTTTCTCCTTGGAAAAAGAGCGGGTGACATCTTTTACCGGACAATTTATGACGAGTAAAGTTGGTTTTATTTTTAAAGAAGCAGCATTTTTTGGAAAGAAATTTGTGGCGACTTTCGGGGTTGTTTTAGAAGCTCAATTAATGATTGCATTAGTAAATACGGTCATCACAACGATAGCTTTATATTTGATGGATTTCCCGCAGTTGCTTAGTTTATCGATTATGGTGTTTGTACTTGGATTAATTCCTGTTGCTGGGGTGATTATTTCCTGTATTCCGCTAGTACTCATAGCTTATACTGTCGGCGGATTCCAAGATGTTGTTTATATTTTAATTACAGTTGTGATCGTCCACGCGATTGAAACGTATATCTTAAATCCAAAACTAATGTCATCTAAAACGAACTTACCAGTATTTTATACATTTATTATTTTGATTTTCTCAGAAACGTTCTTTGGCGTGTGGGGACTGATTGTCGGAATCCCAGTCTTCGTATTCTTACTAGATATTTTGGAAGTGAGAAATGCCGATGATTTAAAGAAACGAACCATATTTGGGCGCAAGAAAAAAGTAGATTAG
- a CDS encoding DUF3006 domain-containing protein yields the protein MKKAILDRIEDGKAVFLLEPDHKEWLLDQEKLDSAIKEGDVVTISETNEIVKQPQETDEMKKRIAEKLEKLRERN from the coding sequence GTGAAAAAAGCAATTTTAGATCGGATAGAAGATGGAAAAGCAGTTTTTCTACTAGAACCTGACCACAAAGAATGGCTCTTAGACCAAGAAAAGCTTGATTCAGCCATAAAAGAAGGGGATGTTGTTACTATTTCAGAAACAAACGAAATAGTAAAACAGCCCCAAGAAACAGACGAAATGAAAAAACGGATTGCGGAAAAGCTAGAGAAACTAAGAGAAAGAAACTGA
- a CDS encoding CynX/NimT family MFS transporter, producing MNSDLTNKKILTRSSKVMLIIGIILIAANLRTPITSVGPLLGMIQSDLHLTNTMAGLLTTIPLLAFAGLSPFVSKLSRALGMEVLIFVALLTLVIGSLLRPFGGELNLFAGTFLIGLAIAVGNVILPSLIKKEFPFKLGLMTGIYSISMNLCAALAAGLTVPIAMNNRFSWHGSMVFWAMLAVLALVIWLPQLKFNQRSTEKVATHLVTTSVWKSPLAWKISLFMGSQSAIYYISIAWLPNILADQGLSSTSSGLMLSLMQFAVMPITFIIPIIAGRMKNQQLLVGISVSLFLIGIFGIMFASGSVAILSTAIILYGIGSGMSFSLSMMFFNLRTTSATESADLSGMAQSIGYLFAASGPILFGTLHDTLGSWQPTLYVLIGITLIMLYCGLDAGRNKFLFPPKK from the coding sequence ATGAATTCAGATTTAACCAATAAAAAAATCCTTACGCGTTCGAGTAAGGTGATGCTTATTATAGGAATTATTTTAATTGCGGCGAATTTGCGGACGCCTATCACTTCTGTTGGTCCGCTACTTGGAATGATTCAAAGCGATTTACATTTGACGAATACGATGGCTGGGTTGCTCACGACGATTCCACTCCTTGCTTTTGCGGGGCTTTCACCGTTCGTTTCGAAACTAAGTCGAGCGCTTGGTATGGAAGTATTAATTTTTGTGGCGCTTTTGACGCTGGTGATTGGTAGTTTGCTTCGACCGTTTGGTGGCGAACTTAATTTATTTGCTGGGACATTTCTAATTGGGCTTGCGATTGCGGTCGGGAATGTTATTTTGCCTAGTTTAATTAAGAAGGAATTTCCGTTTAAATTGGGATTGATGACTGGGATTTACTCGATTTCGATGAATTTATGTGCGGCACTTGCGGCTGGATTAACGGTTCCAATCGCGATGAATAATCGTTTTAGCTGGCATGGAAGTATGGTTTTTTGGGCAATGCTGGCAGTTTTAGCATTAGTTATTTGGCTGCCGCAGTTGAAATTTAATCAGCGTAGCACAGAGAAAGTCGCGACGCATTTGGTTACTACTTCGGTTTGGAAATCGCCACTAGCTTGGAAAATTTCGTTATTTATGGGTTCACAGTCGGCGATTTATTATATTTCGATTGCTTGGTTGCCGAATATTTTAGCGGATCAAGGATTATCTAGTACTTCTAGTGGTCTGATGCTTTCATTGATGCAGTTTGCTGTTATGCCGATTACGTTTATTATTCCAATTATTGCTGGACGAATGAAAAATCAGCAGCTACTTGTGGGTATTTCGGTTTCGTTATTTTTGATTGGGATTTTTGGAATCATGTTCGCTTCCGGTAGTGTGGCGATTTTGTCAACTGCGATTATTTTATATGGGATTGGTTCGGGGATGTCGTTTAGTCTTTCGATGATGTTCTTTAATTTGCGAACAACAAGCGCGACTGAATCAGCGGATTTATCTGGAATGGCGCAATCGATTGGTTACTTATTTGCTGCTTCCGGTCCGATATTATTTGGGACATTACACGATACGCTTGGTAGTTGGCAACCAACATTGTATGTTTTAATCGGTATTACGCTAATTATGTTGTATTGCGGCCTAGATGCTGGACGCAATAAATTCCTCTTCCCGCCGAAAAAGTGA
- a CDS encoding FadR/GntR family transcriptional regulator, translating into MVEKIERKSLAEQVYDQIKAEITSGTWKIGERIPKEADLMAEFGISRNTLREAIRALAHIGLLETKQGDGTFVRNNSELHAIMQKRVRESSVQEILEIRHALDREAVILACERRTKADLETMEKYRQLCHVANENNDVAAFVKADSALHLAIVKAAHNDLLLDMYGNILEEIQFSITSTTEMDPAANQHGGHATLVSAIEKRNKEQAANEVTEYITLFKRIAAKNGENK; encoded by the coding sequence ATGGTAGAAAAAATTGAACGAAAATCACTGGCAGAACAAGTTTACGATCAAATAAAGGCTGAAATCACGAGTGGTACTTGGAAAATTGGGGAACGTATTCCGAAAGAAGCTGACTTGATGGCGGAGTTTGGCATCAGTCGCAACACGCTACGTGAAGCTATTCGGGCCTTGGCGCATATTGGTTTGCTGGAAACAAAGCAAGGTGACGGCACTTTTGTTCGAAATAATAGTGAGTTACATGCGATTATGCAAAAACGCGTTCGCGAATCGTCTGTTCAAGAAATCCTTGAAATTCGGCATGCGCTTGACCGGGAAGCTGTTATTCTAGCTTGTGAACGACGCACGAAAGCAGATTTAGAGACAATGGAAAAATATCGGCAGCTGTGTCATGTAGCGAATGAAAACAATGATGTGGCAGCTTTTGTGAAGGCAGATTCCGCGCTTCATTTAGCGATTGTGAAGGCGGCTCATAATGATTTGTTGTTGGATATGTATGGAAATATTTTAGAAGAAATACAATTTTCGATTACAAGTACGACGGAAATGGACCCAGCAGCCAATCAACATGGTGGGCATGCGACACTTGTATCAGCTATCGAAAAACGAAACAAAGAACAAGCGGCAAATGAAGTTACAGAGTATATTACTCTTTTCAAACGAATTGCTGCCAAGAATGGAGAAAATAAATGA
- a CDS encoding MBL fold metallo-hydrolase — protein MTKKLVVCISLIAIILSGCSFSESPTKTSNITEKTLNGASFTFFDVGQGDSTLIQAEDGTTILIDTGRQDDDRILTYLKEANIKKIDLLLLTHPHADHIGNADKVIATYKPKEIWMDGLTFSSSIYEKVIDAALASDAKYKEPRRGEKATFGPFNIEVLSPDKLENEANNDSIAIKMTYKDISAIFTGDAEKGREREMVDSGANLEADILDLGHHGSSTSNQPFFLDKVKPQVAVYSAEKANSYGHPHVEVLEWLKERDIKTYGTDVNGTVIIETDGEKIHVQTEKEGTPKSGSSYGKERSTQKTEDASSKELPKSINLNTASSEDLQLLPLIGPALADKIIAGRPYQSIDDLKKINGIGDGIVRQIKEQGIAVTK, from the coding sequence ATGACAAAAAAATTAGTAGTATGTATAAGTTTAATCGCGATTATTTTAAGCGGTTGTAGTTTTTCAGAATCACCAACAAAAACATCCAATATCACCGAAAAAACTCTAAATGGTGCAAGTTTTACCTTTTTCGATGTTGGCCAAGGGGATAGCACATTAATCCAGGCAGAGGATGGCACGACGATTTTAATTGATACCGGCCGGCAAGATGATGACCGGATTTTGACGTATTTAAAAGAAGCAAATATCAAGAAAATCGATTTGCTCTTGCTAACCCACCCACACGCAGACCATATTGGGAATGCTGACAAAGTAATTGCTACATATAAACCAAAGGAAATTTGGATGGACGGACTAACTTTTTCCAGTAGCATTTATGAAAAAGTAATCGATGCAGCACTAGCTTCAGATGCGAAATATAAAGAGCCAAGACGCGGCGAAAAAGCCACTTTTGGACCATTTAATATAGAAGTTCTCAGCCCTGATAAATTGGAAAACGAAGCGAATAACGATTCTATCGCAATAAAAATGACTTATAAAGACATTTCCGCAATTTTCACAGGCGATGCCGAAAAAGGTCGTGAAAGAGAAATGGTCGATAGTGGCGCCAATTTAGAAGCAGATATTTTAGACTTAGGGCACCACGGCTCATCGACATCTAATCAGCCATTTTTCTTAGATAAAGTAAAACCGCAAGTGGCAGTTTACTCCGCTGAGAAAGCAAATAGTTATGGACATCCTCATGTGGAAGTACTAGAATGGCTGAAAGAGCGCGATATTAAAACATACGGAACCGATGTAAACGGAACAGTTATTATCGAAACTGATGGCGAAAAAATTCATGTTCAAACGGAAAAAGAAGGTACCCCAAAATCAGGTAGCAGCTACGGTAAAGAGCGGAGTACTCAAAAAACCGAAGATGCTAGCTCCAAAGAATTACCGAAAAGTATTAATTTAAATACAGCTTCTAGTGAAGACTTACAACTATTACCACTTATTGGACCCGCGCTTGCAGATAAAATTATTGCAGGACGACCATATCAATCCATAGATGACTTAAAAAAAATTAACGGCATTGGCGATGGCATTGTGCGCCAAATTAAAGAACAAGGCATTGCCGTAACAAAGTAG